A genomic segment from Bacteroidota bacterium encodes:
- a CDS encoding isochorismatase family protein has product MKNRKSLLVIDMQKGSFTPKTPRFDTDGVVKRINELASIFRERNFPVIYIQHDGTGTGEFEKNSFEWENLDELIVESTDVRIDKYANDIFYKSELQSKLIELKINELFITGCATDFCVESTIQSALTKDYNITVVENGHTTGERPHLKAKKVIEHYNWVWRNMIPTKGKIEVKNFEEIKNDTTIE; this is encoded by the coding sequence ATGAAAAACAGAAAATCTCTATTAGTAATTGATATGCAAAAAGGTTCTTTCACACCGAAAACACCTCGATTTGACACAGATGGAGTTGTTAAGCGTATAAATGAACTTGCTTCAATATTTAGAGAGCGGAATTTCCCTGTGATTTATATTCAACATGATGGAACTGGAACTGGAGAATTTGAAAAAAATTCATTCGAATGGGAAAATTTGGATGAACTAATTGTTGAATCAACTGATGTTCGGATTGACAAATATGCAAATGATATTTTTTACAAATCTGAACTTCAATCAAAACTGATAGAACTTAAAATAAACGAATTATTTATAACAGGTTGTGCAACTGATTTTTGTGTTGAATCTACAATACAGTCTGCTTTAACAAAAGACTACAATATAACTGTTGTAGAGAACGGACACACAACTGGAGAAAGACCTCATTTGAAAGCCAAAAAGGTGATTGAACATTATAATTGGGTTTGGCGGAATATGATACCTACAAAAGGAAAAATAGAAGTAAAAAACTTTGAAGAAATAAAAAACGACACCACAATCGAGTAG